In the genome of Triticum urartu cultivar G1812 chromosome 5, Tu2.1, whole genome shotgun sequence, one region contains:
- the LOC125509196 gene encoding LOW QUALITY PROTEIN: protein NO VEIN-like (The sequence of the model RefSeq protein was modified relative to this genomic sequence to represent the inferred CDS: inserted 2 bases in 1 codon; deleted 1 base in 1 codon; substituted 2 bases at 2 genomic stop codons) — protein sequence MHEQIEVLLCQAESNWLENGEFSVDSLLMLLKRQFPTITVDIVQNKLGGLIGTVEAQRKSMQTNTIKFSIALLQKRWSGILLGNGDVLGNDIAPQSYPSSVSSQEAIKCLLKAPFLSDLLLWSNWDMLFAPSLGSLIHWLVNTGPIQDLSCIVTRDGRFVRIDPSATVEHFLEAVIQQSPFQVAVKLLSLLHIYNGSSNAPISLLKCYAQRAIDAIMNSNIDLTSTGSEGGTNMYEEVHTQIAEQHSFSSHYIGRIQGNPENTCVRKITSKSLLNIDHTLQLIAKFILDCLGHLPSEFWSLAADILLSGLRTVTKNCYSSILHACNETWQLCMLRNIGSSLGIAEWVEDCPTTCRTEDAYGNRETNSSSCHASAVSGGHPHKNTNMLTTTDDNMVVVNKRSKSSPRLEAIDDENMQVLDHDGSKADMAELLATNKPPAIEEINLEKAAVIIETIRQEEFGLDQTLSYTDAACXKSSLLKKQHARLGRALHCLSQELYSQDSHIILELIQNADDNTYLKDVEPTLAFVLQDDGIAVLNNETGFSADNIRALCDIGNSTKKGSNMGYIGNKGIGFKSVFRVTDAPEIHSNGFHVKFDITEGQIGFILPTAIPPFDTNPLSRILSPEDSYDACSSWKTCILLPFRSNFREGTGMCSVVSMFSDLDPSLLLFLHRLKCIKFKNMLSEKFLITRRKSLADGIVKVSRGNETVSWLVVTKKLQGSLVRHDVCSTEIAMAFSLQETEDGEYEPYLKQQPVFAFLPLRNYGLKFILQGDFVLPSSREEVXAVTALMSFVPLPGEVHGFFSQLPHLILSKLRLTCCMVLEGSSLQWVHPCNTLRGWDEQARKILPDTILREHLHLGYLSKDVTVSDTLSRALGIHEYGPKVLTDVMSSICQTDGCIESLGLEWLCAWFVTLHSALLSHSSQDLPFRTNFESDTLCSLRKMQCIPLSDGSFSCIADGPIWLNCDLLDSPPGSKISMQSFPVLYSSLRIVSPHILSMSCKNSYIVEETRTNDLIDILLKVGVLKLSGHDIIKNHILVSLSNATDANPEEKMMTEYMSFIMLHLRAPCISCNPEKEEIVSELRKMPVLLTNNGYKCPADVPIHFSKHYGNSVDIGKLLQNVDMAWIELDTCYLTHHSSASLQFNLQSWRQFFEQLGVTDFVQVMEVEKNIYEADDFQNGTPFQGGIPETPYIVYDWESPELTTMLSILTSKNLRENCIYLLKVLDKYWNDCYSTKSRSLTNATDCGEKRKVDSSFMKCLXNFKWIASSMDEDLHYARDLFCDFKNVRSLLGSVAPYAKPLLSSTLLRKDIGFKTTVSHSDALLILNHWIASQTNFSARMDQMCKFYTFMSEGAASGEINIKRDFLPLCSIFTPLHGSPSTDSVTGRFMSSNDLYWHDPTGCCEKIYASILMKGNMFPRKMLSVAYPSLHEFFTETCGVPKIPTTSEYLEVLLRLSSVAVPSQVANHVFRVFVRWANDLHSGSYKMDDILFLKESLQKLETTVLPTLGCTWVSLHPSFGLVCWADDDELKQQFQNTREVEFIQFGVLSLDDKQKLDGRVAALMNIIGIPALSKVVYREPMHSGTGNNRGKASLLNWLLPYMQRYIYKMHGDTYNKFQQNEATKLSSLEVIVVEKLSYKYMLKGRDSSCEGRFECSCLLQGNILYATQEADSHSILLEISKLFFDGSVDLHFANFLHMVKTMSKSGSAVEQIEFFIVNNQKVPPLPEQEPAWSFSSSFVAEEIFSPPTAELQPPDEPRRPLKRKKNPGIIESHPPNNPETAPDLETSYISQEEIKVNDIASSSELSKPVVCGPMEDTSVPIKIEGDHAVKENPTTEHMLGIQSTMEVDDEPACLDLEAGSSPSLIDETELTDVDEKLADVAEDGSGSGAGTPGKATVHKPDERSRTGRLGEAAVHQYLAGQLGPSNVKWVNEEKESGFPYDIVITPEGGAAEYVEVKATVTSNKDWFHITPNEWQFALEKGDSFSIAHVVLKGSDKANIMMMKNPQKLCHQKVDDLNFALVMSKKYRKLNQISVSLKSDSKSPTPDESAS from the exons ATGCATGAACAAATTGAAGTTTTACTCTGTCAAGCTGAGAGTAACTGGCTGGAAAATGGTGAATTTTCAGTGGATAGTCTCCTTATGCTTCTGAAAAGGCAGTTTCCAACAATCACTGTTGATATAGTGCAAAACAAATTAGGAGGACTCATTGGCACTGTTGAGGCTCAAAGAAAGAGCATGCAAACAAACACCATAAAGTTCTCCATTGCACTGTTGCAGAAACGCTGGTCTGGGATTTTGCTAGGTAATGGTGATGTGTTGGGGAATGATATTGCTCCACAATCTTATCCTAGTTCAGTTTCTTCACAAGAAGCAATTAAGTGCTTACTCAAGGCTCCCTTCTTGTCTGATCTTCTTCTTTGGTCAAATTGGGATATGCTGTTTGCTCCTTCACTGGGCTCCTTAATACATTGGTTGGTAAATACAGGTCCAATTCAAGATTTGTCATGCATTGTGACCAGAGATGGCAGGTTCGTTAGAATAGATCCATCAGCCACTGTTGAGCATTTTCTAGAAGCTGTCATTCAGCAATCACCGTTTCAAGTGGCAGTGAAGCTGCTATCCTTGCTACACATTTACAATGGTTCTAGCAATGCTCCAATTTCGTTACTGAAGTGTTATGCACAACGAGCAATAGATGCTATAATGAATAGCAACATCGATTTGACCAGCACTGGTTCTGAAGGGGGGACAAATATGTACGAGGAAGTGCATACACAAATTGCTGAACAGCATAGCTTTTCTTCTCACTATATTGGTCGTATTCAAGGAAATCCTGAGAACACTTGTGTAAGAAAGATTACGTCTAAAAGCTTATTAAACATTGACCACACTCTTCAGTTGATCGCGAAATTTATACTAGACTGTCTTGGCCATCTACCTTCTGAATTCTGGAGTCTGGCAGCAGATATACTATTGTCAGGACTTCGGACTGTTACTAAGAATTGCTATTCATCCATCTTGCATGCATGCAATGAAACTTGGCAGCTTTGCATGCTTCGCAACATTGGATCATCACTTGGAATCGCTGAATGGGTTGAAGATTGTCCCACAACATGTCGGACTGAAGATGCTTATGGAAACAGAGAAACTAATTCATCTTCTTGTCATGCATCGGCTGTTTCTGGAGGTCATCCACATAAAAATACTAACATGCTTACTACCACAGATGATAACATGGTAGTAGTAAATAAGAGAAGTAAATCGTCTCCTAGATTGGAGGCTATAGATGATGAAAATATGCAAGTGTTAGATCATGATGGAAGCAAGGCAGATATGGCCGAATTACTAGCTACTAACAAGCCCCCAGCGATTGAAGAAATAAATCTTGAGAAAGCAGCTGTTATTATTGAAACTATACGTCAAGAGGAGTTTGGTTTGGATCAGACACTAAGTTATACTGAT GCAGCTTGCTGAAAAAGCAGCTTGCTGAAAAAGCAGCATGCTCGACTTGGCAGAGCCCTTCATTGTCTCTCACAAGAGCTATATTCTCAGGACTCTCACATAATCCTTGAGCTA ATACAGAATGCTGATGACAATACTTATCTCAAGGATGTCGAACCAACATTAGCGTTTGTTCTTCAGGATGATGGAATTGCTGTTCTTAATAACGAGACGGGCTTTTCTGCTGATAACATTAGAGCGTTGTGTGACATTGGTAATTCTACAAAGAAAGGGTCAAACATGGGGTATATTGGAAATAAAGGCATTGGATTCAAGTCAGTATTTCGG GTAACTGATGCTCCAGAGATCCATTCAAATGGTTTTCATGTGAAATTCGACATTACAGAAGGCCAGATTGGTTTTATCTTGCCGACTGCAATTCCACCTTTTGATACTAATCCTTTGAGTAGAATATTATCTCCTGAAGACAGCTACGATGCATGCTCCTCCTGGAAAACTTGTATTTTGCTCCCTTTCAGGTCAAACTTCAGGGAGGGCACTGGTATGTGCTCCGTCGTGTCCATGTTTTCAGATCTTGACCCATCTCTGCTCTTGTTCCTTCACAGGCTAAAATGCATCAAATTCAAAAATATGCTCAGTGAGAAATTTCTAATAACGAGAAGAAAATCTCTTGCCGATGGCATTGTGAAAGTCTCACGTGGGAATGAGACAGTGAGCTGGTTGGTAGTTACTAAGAAATTACAGGGCTCGCTTGTTCGTCATGATGTCTGTAGCACAGAGATAGCTATGGCATTTTCTTTGCAGGAGACAGAGGATGGAGAATATGAACCTTATTTAAAGCAACAACCTGTGTTTGCTTTCCTTCCTCTAAGGAACTACGGTCTTAAATTCATTCTTCAAGGAGATTTTGTCTTGCCTTCTTCTAGAGAAGAAGT GGCTGTTACAGCCTTGATGAGTTTTGTGCCTCTACCGGGAGAAGTTCATGGGTTCTTTTCTCAGCTCCCTCATTTGATCCTTTCCAAGTTGCGCCTGACCTGCTGCATGGTTTTGGAGGGCTCCAGTTTGCAGTGGGTCCACCCATGCAACACACTAAGGGGTTGGGATGAACAGGCTAGAAAGATATTGCCTGATACCATACTCCGTGAACATCTTCACCTTGGATATTTGTCAAAAGATGTTACTGTATCCGATACATTATCAAGGGCCTTAGGTATACATGAGTATGGACCGAAAGTTTTGACTGATGTTATGTCATCTATTTGCCAAACTGATGGTTGCATTGAGTCACTGGGACTGGAATGGCTATGTGCTTGGTTTGTTACACTTCATTCGGCGTTGCTGTCTCATTCTTCTCAGGATCTTCCCTTTAGAACAAATTTTGAAAGTGACACTTTATGTTCTCTCAGGAAAATGCAATGCATCCCACTTTCAGATGGTTCATTTAGCTGTATAGCAGATGGCCCAATATGGTTGAATTGTGATCTTCTCGACTCTCCGCCCGGATCCAAAATCAGCATGCAGAGCTTCCCAGTTCTGTACAGTAGCCTTCGCATTGTGAGCCCACACATCCTCTCCATGTCCTGCAAAAATAGTTACATTGTCGAAGAGACGAGAACAAATGACCTTATAGATATTTTATTGAAAGTTGGTGTGCTGAAGTTGTCTGGACATGACATTATAAAAAATCACATCCTGGTGTCATTGTCTAATGCTACAGATGCTAATCCAGAAGAGAAAATGATGACAGAGTATATGAGTTTTATCATGCTACATCTTCGGGCCCCCTGTATAAGCTGCAACCCAGAGAAAGAAGAGATTGTCTCAGAATTACGCAAGATGCCTGTCTTACTTACGAATAATGGCTATAAGTGCCCAGCTGATGTACCCATTCACTTCAGTAAACATTATGGAAATTCTGTGGACATAGGCAAGCTCCTTCAGAATGTAGATATGGCATGGATTGAACTTGACACTTGTTATTTGACACATCATAGTTCCGCTTCATTGCAATTcaatttgcaaagttggaggcaATTTTTCGAGCAGTTAGGCGTGACTGATTTTGTTCAGGTAATGGAAGTTGAGAAAAATATATATGAGGCTGATGACTTTCAAAATGGTACTCCCTTCCAAGGTGGCATACCTGAAACACCTTATATTGTGTATGACTGGGAGTCACCAGAATTGACGACTATGTTATCAATACTCACCTCAAAGAATTTGCGAGAAAATTGTATATATCTTCTGAAGGTTCTAGACAAATACTGGAATGATTGTTATAGTACAAAATCTAGGAGTCTCACAAATGCAACAGATTGTGGTGAAAAGAGAAAAGTTGACTCTTCCTTTATGAAGTGTCTGTGAAACTTCAAGTGGATAGCATCGAGTATGGATGAGGACCTTCATTACGCAAGAGATCTATTTTGTGATTTTAAAAATGTGCGCTCTCTTCTTGGTAGCGTCGCCCCATATGCTAAACCACTG TTATCAAGCACATTACTTAGGAAGGATATTGGATTCAAGACAACAGTATCCCACAGTGACGCTTTATTGATCCTCAATCATTGGATAGCATCACAAACTAATTTTAGTGCAAG AATGGACCAGATGTGCAAATTCTACACCTTCATGTCAGAAGGTGCTGCTAGTGGAGAGATCAACATTAAACGCGATTTCCTACCACTCTGCTCTATATTTACACCACTGCATGGTTCACCATCAACTGATTCTGTAACCGGGAGATTTATGTCTTCAAATGATTTGTATTGGCATGACCCAACAGGCTGTTGTGAAAAGATATATGCATCCATTTTAATGAAGGGGAATATGTTTCCGAGAAAGATGTTGTCTGTGGCTTATCCAAGCCTCCATGAATTCTTTACTGAGACATGTGGTGTTCCAAAGATACCAACGACATCTGAGTACCTTGAGGTACTGCTTCGGTTATCAAGTGTTGCAGTGCCTTCACAAGTAGCCAATCAT GTGTTTCGTGTATTTGTGAGATGGGCTAATGATCTCCATTCTGGAAGTTATAAGATGGACGATATCTTGTTCTTGAAAGAATCTCTTCAGAAGTTGGAAACAACGGTATTGCCAACCCTGGGTTGCACATGGGTGTCCCTCCATCCATCTTTTGGTCTTGTTTGCTGGGCAGATGATGATGAGCTGAAGCAGCAATTTCAGAACACTCGTGAGGTCGAATTTATACAATTTGGTGTACTTTCTCTTGACGACAAACAAAAACTCGATGGGAGGGTTGCTGCATTGATGAACATTATAGGTATTCCGGCACTTTCTAAG GTTGTGTACCGTGAACCAATGCATTCTGGTACAGGGAACAACAGAGGAAAGGCTAGTTTACTTAATTGGCTTTTACCATATATGCAACGTTACATCTACAAGATGCATGGAGATACTtacaataaatttcagcaaaaTGAGGCCACGAAGCTTAGCAGTCTTGAAGTTATTGTTGTTGAGAAGTTATCCTACAAGTATATGCTGAAAGGACGTGATAGTTCTTGTGAGGGAAGATTTGAATGCTCTTGTCTTTTACAG GGAAACATTTTATATGCTACTCAAGAAGCTGATTCACATTCGATTCTTCTGGAAATTTCTAAACTTTTCTTTGATGGATCTGTTGATCTACACTTCGCAAATTTTCTTCACATGGTCAAAACCATGTCAAAATCTGGCTCCGCAGTGGAACAAATTGAGTTTTTTATTGTCAATAATCAGAAGGTGCCTCCGTTGCCTGAACAGGAACCTGCTTGGTCCTTTTCTTCATCGTTTGTCGCCGAGGAAATATTTAGTCCCCCAACAGCTGAACTCCAACCTCCGGATGAACCCAGACGCCCCCTCAAGCGTAAGAAGAACCCAGGAATCATTGAAAGCCACCCACCAAATAATCCTGAAACAGCACCTGATCTTGAAACCTCTTACATAAGCCAGGAAGAGATAAAGGTGAATGATATTGCATCTTCATCAGAGCTTAGCAAGCCTGTCGTGTGTGGACCCATGGAAGATACTTCGGTTCCCATCAAGATTGAAGGGGATCATGCCGTGAAAGAGAATCCAACAACAGAACATATGCTAGGCATACAGAGTACGATGGAAGTTGATGATGAGCCTGCTTGTTTGGACTTGGAAGCAGGAAGCTCACCAAGTCTGATTGATGAAACTGAGCTAACCGACGTTGATGAGAAACTTGCTGATGTTGCAGAAGATGGAAGCGGGTCAGGAGCTGGCACGCCTGGGAAAGCCACAGTTCACAAGCCAGACGAGCGGTCAAGAACCGGCAGGCTTGGTGAAGCTGCGGTACACCAATACCTTGCCGGGCAGTTGGGACCTAGCAATGTCAAGTGGGTGAATGAAGAGAAGGAATCTGGGTTTCCCTATGACATTGTCATCACGCCCGAGGGTGGCGCGGCAGAGTATGTGGAGGTGAAGGCGACCGTGACTTCAAACAAGGACTGG